One genomic window of Methyloceanibacter sp. wino2 includes the following:
- a CDS encoding invasion associated locus B family protein, which produces MRLRPMFLAFLTGVLVCGAPLGTASAQTTSAKKTPPAQTDPNKPATRVAGSYGNWTLLCGKEGDPKTAEERCSLVLPLIEKKTQKLIFRVILVYGPKGRLVLRVDGPTGVALQRGVQLATDSEKVYTMPYQTCLPMGCKALYLVPDEMRQDLLNSKKGTIVVYALNGKQIQTVAEFDGLALGLEALDKKRTAIVKNN; this is translated from the coding sequence ATGCGTCTGCGTCCGATGTTTCTGGCCTTCTTGACCGGGGTCCTGGTTTGCGGCGCGCCGCTCGGCACGGCCTCGGCCCAAACCACATCGGCGAAGAAGACCCCTCCGGCCCAAACCGATCCCAATAAGCCTGCGACACGGGTCGCCGGAAGCTACGGCAACTGGACACTTCTGTGCGGCAAGGAGGGCGACCCGAAGACCGCCGAGGAGCGATGCTCGCTCGTCCTGCCGCTGATCGAGAAGAAGACCCAGAAGCTGATCTTCCGGGTGATTCTGGTCTACGGCCCCAAGGGCCGGCTGGTCCTTCGCGTGGACGGGCCGACAGGCGTTGCGCTCCAGCGCGGCGTGCAGCTCGCGACGGATTCGGAGAAGGTCTACACAATGCCGTATCAAACCTGCCTGCCCATGGGCTGCAAGGCGCTCTATCTCGTGCCCGACGAGATGCGGCAGGACCTACTGAACTCGAAAAAAGGAACGATCGTCGTCTACGCGCTGAACGGCAAGCAAATCCAGACGGTCGCCGAGTTCGATGGGCTCGCGTTGGGGCTTGAGGCCCTCGACAAGAAACGCACCGCAATCGTGAAGAACAACTAG
- a CDS encoding AsmA-like C-terminal region-containing protein — protein sequence MGLRGVELEGALPPQAPRRRIWGLGLKIFGGVTAVCAVALAGANLLAPSSWVEARAVSWLNAHTGRDLAINGGTRLSFLPTPHIEITDAVISAPTAQPDAAALSIPKLEIDLGFLDLFGAPASIERVVLDRPVLSLHADGSSDDASSALTAVGQADDPAAPQAFAIEELEIRDGTVLVHSARRAKPHRFERVNAALTMPALTSPMAGRGHLNWKGKSVGFDFKLASPAALADQGAAQLKLAIEADTVSARYEGDIAMVPRLSGEGTLSAKTRSVRQFLAWLKGVSGAVPVTGEGEMQSTVAWTGEQVDLSDIRFVQENARGQGSAKIALTTTRPRIEGSFVVDELNLGPVLAMTGRGALPAIPAATPLAFAAPSPANPNTGPATHVEQDIAPPPNPDAASGAPRLLKPGPGVSQPSLTISMPQEAIDQVLATAAVPQSNEPLFDADVDLDIRRARLDGVQIGPSAVSLDFANGTLAATLWHMTFYGGSGRGTLTAALNDSVPSFAGDLRLEDVDTRSLLKDAFGTERIGGQGKLTLNVSGIGGDWQEMALSLMGNGAFAIADGAVDGMAASTLVSGLEAGKLDLHQDPGATMPFSLLAGSFDINHGLAATRNLRLRSPSANINADGVVNLPRDSLDLVVNPGPVEKTQGGGVASTAEHLPQLRIAGPLTNPRIGIAGNPLVAGSGEAATEIVIPGVALREKRGARRRTQITSGGPAAGQEAQPSALAPSFSVAPADGDGSPPLRMESLR from the coding sequence GTGGGACTTCGCGGCGTCGAGTTAGAAGGCGCGCTCCCCCCGCAAGCACCCCGGCGCCGCATTTGGGGTCTCGGACTGAAGATTTTCGGCGGCGTCACCGCCGTGTGTGCCGTGGCTCTCGCCGGCGCCAACCTATTGGCTCCGTCTAGCTGGGTCGAAGCGCGGGCCGTCTCTTGGCTCAACGCGCATACCGGGCGCGACCTCGCCATCAACGGCGGCACGCGGCTTTCGTTTTTGCCGACCCCTCATATCGAGATCACCGATGCCGTCATCAGCGCACCGACCGCGCAGCCGGACGCCGCAGCGCTGTCGATCCCGAAGCTCGAAATCGATCTTGGCTTTCTTGATCTCTTTGGGGCCCCCGCCTCGATCGAGCGTGTCGTACTCGATCGCCCCGTGCTTTCGCTGCATGCGGATGGCAGCTCGGATGATGCGTCGTCGGCCCTGACGGCTGTCGGACAGGCCGATGACCCGGCGGCTCCGCAAGCGTTCGCCATCGAAGAGCTTGAGATCCGCGATGGCACGGTTCTCGTCCACAGCGCCCGCCGCGCGAAACCGCATCGCTTCGAGCGCGTCAACGCCGCGCTGACCATGCCGGCTCTCACCTCGCCGATGGCCGGGCGCGGACACCTCAACTGGAAAGGCAAGTCGGTCGGCTTCGACTTCAAACTCGCGTCCCCGGCTGCTCTCGCAGACCAAGGCGCCGCACAGCTGAAGCTGGCCATCGAGGCGGATACCGTGTCCGCGCGCTACGAGGGCGACATCGCGATGGTTCCGCGCCTGTCCGGCGAGGGCACACTCTCCGCCAAGACCCGCTCCGTCCGCCAATTCCTCGCCTGGCTGAAAGGCGTCTCCGGCGCCGTCCCGGTGACGGGCGAAGGAGAGATGCAGAGCACGGTGGCCTGGACCGGCGAGCAGGTGGACCTTAGCGACATACGTTTTGTGCAGGAGAATGCACGCGGCCAGGGAAGCGCGAAGATCGCGCTGACCACTACCCGGCCGCGCATCGAGGGATCGTTCGTCGTCGACGAACTCAATCTCGGCCCGGTTCTGGCGATGACGGGCCGGGGCGCGCTGCCCGCGATTCCAGCCGCGACGCCGTTGGCATTTGCGGCTCCAAGCCCGGCCAACCCGAACACGGGCCCCGCTACGCATGTCGAGCAGGACATCGCACCGCCGCCCAACCCCGACGCCGCATCGGGCGCCCCGCGTCTTCTCAAGCCGGGGCCGGGCGTGTCGCAGCCCAGCCTCACGATTTCGATGCCGCAGGAGGCCATTGACCAGGTGCTGGCGACGGCAGCCGTCCCACAGTCCAACGAGCCGCTCTTCGATGCCGATGTGGACCTGGATATCCGAAGGGCGCGGCTCGACGGCGTGCAGATCGGACCGAGCGCGGTGAGCCTCGACTTTGCGAACGGCACACTCGCGGCCACGCTCTGGCACATGACATTCTACGGCGGCAGCGGGCGTGGAACGCTGACAGCCGCCTTGAACGATTCCGTTCCAAGCTTTGCCGGTGATCTTCGTCTCGAGGATGTCGACACCCGCTCGCTGCTGAAGGATGCATTCGGAACGGAGCGGATCGGCGGCCAGGGCAAGCTGACACTCAACGTTTCGGGTATTGGCGGAGACTGGCAGGAAATGGCGTTGTCGCTCATGGGCAACGGCGCTTTCGCGATCGCCGACGGCGCAGTCGATGGGATGGCGGCGTCCACGCTCGTCAGCGGACTCGAGGCCGGGAAGCTCGACCTGCACCAGGATCCCGGGGCCACAATGCCGTTCAGCCTGCTTGCGGGCAGCTTCGACATCAATCACGGCTTGGCGGCCACCCGGAACCTCAGACTGCGGAGCCCGTCGGCGAACATCAATGCCGACGGCGTCGTGAACCTTCCGCGCGACAGTCTCGATCTCGTCGTGAATCCGGGACCGGTCGAGAAGACGCAAGGCGGCGGCGTGGCCTCGACGGCCGAACATCTGCCGCAGCTTCGGATTGCGGGGCCCCTGACGAACCCCCGGATCGGCATCGCGGGTAACCCGCTGGTGGCCGGAAGCGGCGAAGCCGCCACGGAGATCGTCATTCCCGGTGTGGCTCTTCGTGAGAAGCGTGGCGCTCGCCGCCGGACGCAGATCACAAGCGGTGGTCCCGCCGCAGGTCAGGAAGCGCAGCCGAGCGCGCTGGCGCCATCCTTCTCCGTCGCGCCTGCGGACGGCGATGGCTCCCCGCCGCTGCGGATGGAATCGCTGCGTTAG
- a CDS encoding DUF1513 domain-containing protein has product MTLNRRTFLTALAGSSLALTVPAELAAASLPERFAAARKDDQGNYSAALFDLERGDIREVLLPARGHDVALRPGGSEWVAFARRPGRFGVAVPMDARKPVWFSARPGRHFYGHGVFSADGRLLYTTENDYDGGRGVIGVRDAGAGYRQIGEIPSHGIGPHDLALLSDKRTLVVANGGIQTHPDRRREELNLAVMEPSLTYVDLETGDLLERHGHPEELRRLSIRHLTVAGDDIVAFGCQYRGDADDLPPLMGFHRRGETLTVIPAPEETQLTLKNYIGSVTADSDGSVVAASAPKGGVVTYWDPKARRFLGSCSLRDGCGLAPTHKGATFLLTSGEGWLLSGSADGLGPRHSTRFHWDNHAILVR; this is encoded by the coding sequence ATGACGCTCAACCGCCGCACGTTTCTCACGGCGCTGGCCGGATCCTCGCTGGCGCTGACCGTTCCCGCAGAGCTTGCCGCCGCGTCGTTGCCGGAGCGCTTCGCCGCCGCGCGCAAGGACGACCAAGGCAACTATTCTGCGGCGCTGTTCGACCTCGAACGCGGCGACATTCGCGAAGTCCTGCTGCCGGCCCGCGGCCACGATGTCGCGCTGCGTCCGGGCGGCTCGGAATGGGTGGCATTCGCGCGACGCCCCGGCCGTTTCGGCGTCGCCGTCCCCATGGATGCGCGTAAGCCGGTTTGGTTCTCGGCCCGTCCCGGCCGGCACTTCTATGGGCATGGTGTGTTCTCCGCCGACGGCAGGCTGCTGTACACGACCGAGAACGATTACGACGGCGGGCGCGGCGTGATCGGCGTCCGCGACGCGGGAGCCGGCTATCGTCAGATCGGAGAGATTCCGAGCCACGGCATCGGCCCGCACGATCTGGCGCTGCTCTCCGACAAGCGCACGCTGGTCGTGGCCAATGGCGGCATTCAGACCCATCCGGACCGCAGGCGCGAGGAACTGAACCTCGCCGTCATGGAGCCGTCGCTCACCTATGTGGATCTCGAGACGGGGGACCTGCTGGAGCGGCACGGTCACCCCGAGGAACTTCGCCGTCTGTCCATTCGCCATCTGACGGTCGCGGGCGATGATATTGTGGCGTTCGGCTGCCAGTATCGCGGCGATGCCGACGACCTGCCGCCGCTGATGGGATTCCACCGGCGCGGTGAAACGCTGACCGTCATTCCGGCGCCGGAAGAGACTCAACTCACCCTGAAGAACTACATCGGGTCGGTGACGGCCGATTCGGATGGCTCGGTTGTGGCGGCGTCCGCGCCGAAGGGTGGGGTCGTGACCTATTGGGACCCGAAAGCACGACGCTTTCTCGGATCGTGCAGTCTGCGCGACGGCTGCGGACTGGCGCCGACCCACAAGGGTGCGACATTCTTGCTCACCAGCGGCGAGGGCTGGCTCCTGTCGGGCAGTGCGGACGGCCTCGGCCCGCGCCATTCCACGCGTTTTCACTGGGATAATCACGCAATTCTCGTGCGCTGA
- a CDS encoding imelysin family protein — MTRFLHSALSLGILFLALGSAGPAARAEADHGAVAEAALTKVIRPGYEAFADDAATLAAVTAMLCRDPSDKALADARAAFVAAVEGWSAVEIFQFGPVNHEHRYERLFFWPDRKGLGYRQVQRVLLDKDESVTSVGTLAKKSVALQGLPALEILLYGKGSDALASPGDDAVFRCRFAAAVTDNIAQLSKDLVEAWAPDAPFTKSFLEPEPDGVLYRAPKDVTLELFKAFSSGIERVRDQKLGRVLSESAERARPRLAAFWRSGQTFPNMTVNLQFVQALFVEGGFAGIVADQSPGVEDSVVFDLKRSIDVLGAETEPVAEVVTDPEQRGKLEALRVGLKSANTTASVLIAEGAGLSFGFNAGDGD, encoded by the coding sequence ATGACCCGTTTCCTCCATTCGGCCCTGTCCCTCGGGATTCTGTTTCTTGCTCTTGGTTCGGCCGGGCCCGCGGCGCGGGCGGAGGCGGATCATGGCGCCGTTGCCGAGGCCGCGCTGACGAAAGTCATACGGCCGGGTTACGAGGCATTCGCGGACGATGCCGCGACCTTGGCGGCCGTGACCGCCATGCTCTGTAGGGATCCCTCCGACAAGGCTTTGGCAGATGCCCGCGCGGCGTTCGTTGCGGCCGTCGAGGGTTGGAGCGCGGTCGAGATCTTTCAGTTCGGACCGGTCAATCACGAGCATCGCTACGAGCGGCTGTTCTTTTGGCCGGACCGGAAGGGCCTCGGCTACCGGCAGGTCCAGCGGGTCCTCTTGGATAAGGACGAGAGTGTCACGAGTGTGGGGACGCTCGCCAAGAAGAGTGTCGCACTGCAGGGCTTGCCGGCCCTCGAAATTCTTCTTTACGGCAAGGGATCCGACGCCCTTGCGAGCCCCGGAGACGATGCGGTGTTTCGCTGCCGCTTCGCCGCGGCAGTGACTGACAATATTGCGCAACTCTCCAAAGACCTTGTCGAGGCGTGGGCGCCCGATGCGCCGTTCACCAAGAGCTTCCTGGAACCCGAGCCCGACGGCGTGCTCTACCGCGCGCCGAAAGACGTCACGCTCGAACTCTTCAAGGCCTTCAGCAGCGGCATCGAACGGGTGCGCGATCAAAAGCTCGGCCGGGTGCTGAGCGAGTCCGCCGAGCGCGCACGCCCGCGCCTCGCAGCGTTCTGGCGGAGCGGGCAGACCTTTCCGAACATGACCGTCAATCTTCAGTTCGTGCAGGCCCTGTTCGTCGAGGGCGGCTTTGCGGGGATCGTTGCCGACCAGTCGCCGGGCGTCGAAGACTCGGTCGTGTTCGACCTCAAGCGCAGTATCGACGTTCTTGGCGCCGAAACCGAGCCGGTAGCCGAGGTGGTCACCGACCCCGAACAGCGCGGTAAGCTCGAGGCCCTGCGCGTCGGTTTGAAGAGCGCGAACACCACCGCATCCGTATTGATTGCCGAGGGTGCGGGGCTCAGCTTCGGTTTCAACGCAGGTGATGGAGACTAG
- a CDS encoding di-heme oxidoredictase family protein: MYARSAGGAGAPDVPVPAIDFTKAEPGEDRPGGGATSRAATDTANAFSQSSGNMGFRKELDFKIGNSIFRRHWVSAPASTDASDGLGPLFNVRGCQDCHLKDGRGHPPLASNTPGPTASLLFRLSVPPKTDDEKALLASGKVTVLPEPVYGGQLQDMSIQGHDAEGAVKVSYEEKEVSLGDGETVSLRAPHYELTGLNYGPISPDVMVGPRIAPPMIGLGLLEAVPEEQIMANADPDDANGDGISGRPNRMWSKLHDKEMLGRFGWKANVPTIVEQNADAFSGDIGISTTLHPSGAGECTERQTSCIDAPSGNSPKYQNVEVGDELFDLMTFYTQNLAVPPRRNVDAPEVLKGKELFYKVGCAQCHQPNFTTGDMPEQTHLSNQLIWPYTDMLLHDMGEGLADDRPDGKATGSEWRTPPLWGIGLTETVSGHTQFLHDGRARNLTEAILWHGGEGQAARDRFASLDKEDRERLLAFLNSL; encoded by the coding sequence TTGTACGCGCGCTCCGCCGGCGGAGCGGGCGCGCCCGACGTGCCGGTGCCGGCGATCGATTTCACGAAAGCCGAGCCGGGCGAAGACCGGCCGGGCGGCGGCGCCACATCCCGTGCCGCGACCGACACCGCCAACGCGTTCTCGCAATCATCCGGCAATATGGGGTTCCGCAAGGAACTCGACTTCAAAATCGGGAACAGCATTTTCCGGCGGCATTGGGTTTCGGCGCCCGCCTCGACCGATGCCTCGGACGGCCTGGGGCCGCTCTTCAATGTGCGTGGCTGCCAGGACTGCCACCTCAAGGACGGACGCGGCCATCCTCCGCTCGCCTCGAACACGCCGGGACCGACGGCCTCGCTCCTGTTCCGTCTTTCCGTGCCCCCCAAGACCGATGACGAGAAGGCTCTCCTCGCCTCCGGCAAGGTGACGGTGCTGCCTGAGCCTGTCTACGGCGGGCAATTGCAGGACATGTCGATCCAGGGCCACGACGCCGAGGGCGCCGTCAAAGTGTCCTACGAGGAGAAAGAAGTTTCGCTCGGGGACGGCGAGACAGTCTCGTTGCGCGCGCCGCACTACGAACTGACCGGACTCAACTACGGTCCCATCAGCCCGGACGTGATGGTGGGCCCGCGCATCGCCCCGCCAATGATCGGGCTCGGACTGCTCGAGGCGGTTCCGGAAGAGCAAATCATGGCCAACGCCGACCCGGACGATGCGAACGGGGACGGTATTTCAGGCCGTCCGAACCGGATGTGGTCCAAGCTGCATGACAAGGAGATGCTGGGCCGTTTCGGCTGGAAGGCGAATGTGCCGACCATCGTCGAACAGAACGCCGATGCGTTTTCCGGTGACATCGGCATCTCGACGACGCTGCATCCGAGCGGCGCCGGCGAATGCACCGAGAGGCAGACGTCGTGCATCGACGCGCCGTCGGGCAACTCGCCCAAGTACCAGAACGTGGAAGTGGGCGACGAGCTGTTCGATCTGATGACGTTCTACACGCAGAACCTGGCGGTTCCGCCGCGCCGGAACGTGGATGCGCCCGAGGTGCTGAAGGGCAAAGAGCTTTTCTACAAGGTCGGCTGCGCTCAATGTCACCAGCCCAACTTCACGACCGGCGATATGCCTGAGCAGACCCACCTGTCGAACCAGCTCATCTGGCCGTACACGGACATGCTGCTCCACGACATGGGCGAGGGGCTGGCGGACGATCGGCCGGACGGCAAGGCAACTGGGAGCGAATGGCGTACGCCGCCGCTCTGGGGTATCGGTCTGACCGAGACGGTGAGCGGCCACACCCAGTTCCTTCATGACGGCAGGGCCCGTAATCTCACGGAGGCCATCCTGTGGCACGGCGGCGAGGGCCAAGCGGCCCGCGACCGTTTTGCCTCGCTGGACAAGGAGGATCGGGAACGCCTCCTGGCGTTTTTGAACTCGCTCTAG
- a CDS encoding carbohydrate porin — translation MSDTQNSPRALRVPTGFQIGKGLRAAAFGALALVLAPAAANAACEIPEDPYDRFASGANGKLDFIDGAKGGMTGSLNNTGIDIGGAYVAEPFYNWGGTDEGGEYQGVLELYVNADMKKLGLWDGLCFHANGYQIHGNSITGSNIGSLMPVTSFEANDATRLFEIWFEQFLFNDTVSVKVGQLAADAEFFFAEGGGYFINGTWGWAPIAAENNPGGGPAYPLATPGVRVAVTPTEQTSLMVGVYNGNPAPDCAADDPQVCNNDGLDFGLRDRTLLMAEGAYSYSLAGGELPGSIKIGGWNHFGDFNHIYTDVGGNPIAISGKDGKPLDNDYALYVILDQLLWHAPGTEEGQGLGFFTRFAGAPDDRNYVDFYFDVGVTMTGMIPGRPNDALAIGYAYSSISDQAQAFNVTNGDPAGEGYEALIEIAYTMEVIDGWTLQPDFQYIMNPDGGVEADNATVIGARSTFAF, via the coding sequence ATGTCCGACACACAGAATTCTCCACGCGCGTTGCGCGTTCCTACAGGCTTTCAAATCGGCAAGGGGCTGCGCGCTGCGGCGTTCGGTGCGCTCGCACTCGTCCTTGCACCGGCCGCGGCCAACGCCGCCTGCGAGATCCCGGAAGATCCGTACGATCGGTTTGCCTCAGGGGCCAACGGAAAGCTCGACTTCATCGACGGCGCGAAGGGCGGCATGACCGGGTCGCTGAACAACACGGGCATCGACATCGGCGGCGCCTATGTCGCCGAGCCGTTCTACAATTGGGGCGGCACCGACGAGGGCGGCGAGTATCAAGGTGTGCTCGAGCTCTACGTCAACGCCGACATGAAGAAGCTCGGTCTGTGGGACGGTCTTTGCTTCCACGCCAATGGCTACCAGATCCACGGCAACTCCATCACGGGCTCCAATATCGGGTCCCTGATGCCGGTCACCAGCTTCGAGGCGAACGACGCGACGCGCCTGTTCGAGATCTGGTTCGAGCAGTTCCTGTTCAACGACACGGTGTCGGTCAAGGTCGGTCAGCTCGCGGCGGACGCCGAGTTCTTCTTCGCTGAAGGCGGTGGCTACTTCATCAACGGCACGTGGGGGTGGGCGCCGATCGCGGCCGAAAACAACCCCGGCGGCGGTCCGGCCTACCCGCTGGCCACGCCCGGCGTTCGTGTCGCCGTCACGCCGACGGAGCAAACCAGCCTGATGGTCGGTGTCTACAACGGTAATCCGGCTCCGGACTGCGCCGCGGACGATCCGCAAGTGTGCAACAACGACGGACTGGATTTCGGTCTGCGCGATCGGACGCTCTTGATGGCGGAAGGCGCCTACAGCTATTCGCTGGCGGGCGGTGAACTGCCGGGTTCGATCAAGATCGGTGGTTGGAACCACTTCGGGGACTTCAACCACATCTATACCGATGTAGGCGGCAACCCCATCGCGATCTCCGGCAAGGACGGCAAGCCGCTGGACAACGATTACGCTCTCTATGTGATCTTGGATCAGCTTCTGTGGCACGCGCCGGGTACGGAAGAGGGGCAGGGCCTCGGCTTCTTCACCCGCTTCGCCGGAGCGCCGGACGATCGAAACTATGTCGATTTCTACTTCGACGTGGGTGTGACCATGACGGGCATGATCCCGGGCCGTCCGAACGACGCACTGGCCATCGGTTATGCCTATTCGAGCATTTCCGATCAGGCGCAGGCGTTCAATGTTACCAACGGCGATCCGGCCGGCGAGGGCTACGAGGCCTTGATCGAGATCGCTTACACCATGGAGGTCATCGACGGCTGGACGTTGCAGCCGGACTTCCAGTACATCATGAACCCGGATGGCGGCGTAGAAGCCGACAATGCAACGGTCATTGGCGCTCGCAGCACGTTCGCGTTCTAG
- a CDS encoding imelysin family protein yields the protein MFRGLKTMVPAAVLAFGCYVSPALADSPKDVLKNYADIAQAGYEDSLETAKTMQLAIDEFLESPTESNLRAARAAWIAARPSYMQTEAYRFGNPIVDDWEGKVNAWPLDEGLIDYVAEVYGDESPENELYVADVIKNVSLSLGGKKIDTSKITKALLADTLQEAGGVEANVATGYHAVEFLLWGQDLNGTEPGAGERPASDYDLKNCSNGNCQRRAEYLSTVTQLLIDDLQWMADQWKEGGDARKAVMDAGDEGGLTVIMTGLGSLSYGELAGERIKLGLMVHDPEEEHDCFSDNTHAAHFFDALGIHNVYTGRYRRADGSVVSGPSVSDVVKAKDPKVDAEVIAALDATMDAMNTLYLRALTTENYDQMIGEGNDEGNKVVQDVVDALLVQTKAIERAVATLDLKAIEFEGSDSLDAPEKVGAE from the coding sequence ATGTTTCGAGGACTAAAGACGATGGTGCCGGCGGCTGTCCTGGCGTTTGGCTGTTACGTCTCGCCCGCGCTGGCCGATAGCCCTAAGGACGTTTTGAAGAATTACGCCGACATCGCGCAGGCCGGATACGAAGATTCGCTTGAGACTGCCAAGACCATGCAGCTCGCGATCGACGAGTTCCTGGAGAGCCCGACGGAGTCGAACCTGCGCGCCGCCCGCGCCGCCTGGATCGCCGCGCGCCCCTCCTACATGCAGACCGAGGCCTACCGTTTCGGCAATCCGATCGTCGATGATTGGGAAGGCAAGGTGAATGCCTGGCCGCTGGACGAAGGTCTGATCGACTACGTCGCCGAGGTCTATGGTGACGAGTCGCCCGAGAACGAACTCTACGTGGCCGACGTGATCAAGAACGTCTCCCTGTCGCTCGGCGGCAAGAAGATCGATACCTCGAAGATCACGAAAGCGCTGCTTGCCGACACGCTGCAGGAAGCGGGCGGTGTCGAGGCGAACGTGGCGACGGGGTATCACGCGGTCGAGTTCCTACTTTGGGGACAAGACCTGAACGGCACGGAGCCCGGCGCCGGCGAGCGTCCCGCGTCCGACTACGATCTGAAGAACTGCTCCAACGGCAATTGCCAACGGCGCGCCGAGTACCTGAGCACCGTCACCCAACTCCTGATCGACGATCTGCAGTGGATGGCCGATCAGTGGAAAGAAGGCGGCGATGCGCGCAAGGCCGTCATGGACGCGGGCGATGAAGGCGGCCTGACCGTCATCATGACCGGTCTCGGCAGCCTGTCTTATGGCGAGCTGGCCGGCGAGCGCATCAAACTCGGCCTGATGGTGCACGACCCGGAAGAGGAGCATGACTGCTTCTCCGACAACACCCATGCCGCACACTTCTTCGACGCGCTCGGCATCCACAATGTCTACACGGGCCGCTATCGCCGCGCCGACGGCTCCGTCGTTTCGGGCCCGAGTGTCTCGGATGTGGTCAAGGCCAAGGATCCGAAAGTAGACGCCGAAGTCATCGCCGCGCTCGATGCCACCATGGACGCGATGAACACGCTCTATCTGCGTGCTCTGACCACCGAGAACTACGACCAGATGATTGGTGAGGGGAACGACGAGGGCAACAAGGTCGTCCAGGACGTGGTCGACGCTCTGCTCGTTCAGACCAAGGCGATCGAGCGGGCCGTGGCAACGCTGGATCTGAAAGCCATCGAGTTCGAGGGATCGGACAGTCTCGATGCGCCCGAGAAGGTGGGAGCTGAATAG
- a CDS encoding LysR substrate-binding domain-containing protein, producing the protein MHLKEVDANLLVTLDALLVDASVTRAAERLGRSASAISHALAKLRELFDDELFVRAGQRLVPTARAQELAPTVHVILAGMESLLRPNKPFDPSLTMRAFAAASSEAGELILIEPLRKRLQEGAPSVRVDWTSSNMESIIDELRNARCHFVIDIMGESAQAPDVRAAKLFDDELATLARPGHPFSKRRPNGEAFAGAEHVAVHSLPGFQGLADRLAQAGHDIRRTSQVSSALVGVMATLNSDALLTLPASLASLLERQFGLSRIKQPVEPVTFPVRLLWHTSYDRDECHQWLRGEFSLLAQELLAQDVAG; encoded by the coding sequence ATGCATCTTAAGGAAGTCGACGCCAATCTGCTCGTGACGCTCGATGCACTGCTGGTCGACGCCAGCGTCACACGTGCCGCCGAACGGCTCGGGCGCAGCGCCTCCGCCATCAGCCATGCCTTGGCTAAGTTGCGGGAATTGTTTGACGATGAGCTTTTCGTGCGCGCCGGGCAGAGGCTTGTTCCAACCGCCCGGGCTCAGGAACTAGCGCCGACGGTCCACGTGATCCTCGCGGGCATGGAGAGCCTGCTTCGTCCCAACAAGCCGTTCGACCCGTCGCTGACGATGCGCGCGTTTGCCGCAGCCTCCAGCGAGGCCGGCGAATTGATCCTCATCGAGCCACTGCGCAAGCGGTTGCAGGAGGGCGCGCCGAGCGTCCGGGTCGATTGGACGTCGTCCAATATGGAGTCGATTATCGACGAGTTGCGCAACGCGCGCTGCCACTTCGTCATCGACATCATGGGCGAGAGCGCCCAGGCGCCGGACGTACGCGCCGCCAAGCTTTTCGACGACGAACTCGCAACCCTGGCGCGGCCGGGGCACCCGTTCTCCAAGCGGCGCCCGAACGGCGAAGCCTTCGCCGGTGCGGAGCACGTGGCCGTTCACTCCCTCCCAGGGTTCCAAGGTCTCGCCGACCGGCTGGCGCAGGCGGGGCACGACATCCGGCGAACGTCGCAGGTCTCCTCCGCGCTTGTGGGCGTCATGGCCACGCTCAACAGCGATGCCCTGCTTACGCTCCCGGCCTCACTCGCAAGCTTGCTGGAACGGCAGTTCGGCCTCTCGCGGATCAAGCAACCCGTCGAGCCCGTGACGTTTCCCGTGCGCCTCCTGTGGCACACGAGCTACGACCGCGACGAGTGCCATCAATGGCTGCGCGGCGAGTTCTCGCTTCTAGCCCAAGAGCTCCTGGCTCAGGACGTGGCGGGCTAG